A DNA window from Massilia putida contains the following coding sequences:
- the ada gene encoding bifunctional DNA-binding transcriptional regulator/O6-methylguanine-DNA methyltransferase Ada translates to MNTATIRRTETAPAAYATDDERWAAVVARARDADGRFYYSVRSTGVYCRPSCPSRTPRRANVAFHATPGDAEAAGFRACLRCRPDAPPLAERQADAVAKACRLIEAAEEEPDLASLAEACGMSRFHFHRIFKAHTGITPKAYAAARRAERLKQGLAQAGSVTAAAYDAGFNSSGRFYAASSGMLGMTPKRYRAGGGGEAIRFAVAQCSLGALLVAATDKGICCILLGDDPDALVRDLQDRFPKAELIGAEPGFERTVAQVVAFVEAPRLGLDLPLDVRGTAFQQRVWQALRQIPAGQTVGYAELAARLGMPQGARAIAGACAANPVAVAIPCHRVVRNDGSISGYRWGVDRKHALLQREASQADEVEA, encoded by the coding sequence ATGAACACCGCCACCATCCGCCGAACCGAGACCGCACCTGCCGCCTACGCCACCGACGACGAGCGCTGGGCGGCCGTCGTCGCGCGCGCGCGCGACGCCGACGGCCGGTTTTATTATTCCGTGCGCAGCACGGGCGTGTACTGCCGGCCGTCGTGCCCGTCGCGCACGCCGCGCCGCGCCAACGTGGCCTTCCACGCGACGCCGGGCGATGCCGAGGCGGCGGGCTTCCGCGCCTGCCTGCGCTGCCGTCCGGACGCGCCGCCGCTGGCCGAACGCCAGGCCGACGCCGTCGCCAAGGCCTGCCGCCTGATCGAGGCCGCCGAGGAAGAACCGGACCTCGCCAGCCTGGCCGAGGCCTGCGGCATGAGCCGCTTCCACTTCCACCGCATCTTCAAGGCCCATACGGGCATCACGCCCAAGGCCTATGCGGCGGCGCGCCGGGCCGAGCGTCTGAAGCAGGGGCTCGCGCAGGCGGGCAGCGTCACCGCGGCCGCCTACGATGCCGGCTTCAATTCCAGCGGCCGCTTCTACGCCGCGTCGTCCGGCATGCTGGGCATGACGCCAAAACGCTATCGCGCGGGCGGCGGCGGGGAAGCCATCCGCTTCGCTGTGGCGCAATGCTCGCTGGGCGCGCTGCTTGTCGCCGCGACCGATAAGGGCATCTGCTGCATCCTGCTGGGCGACGATCCGGACGCGCTCGTGCGCGACCTGCAGGACCGCTTCCCGAAAGCGGAACTGATCGGCGCCGAACCCGGCTTCGAGCGCACGGTGGCCCAGGTCGTCGCCTTCGTCGAGGCGCCGCGCCTCGGCCTCGACCTGCCGCTGGACGTGCGCGGCACGGCGTTCCAGCAGCGCGTCTGGCAGGCGCTGCGCCAGATCCCGGCCGGGCAGACGGTCGGCTATGCCGAACTGGCCGCGCGCCTCGGCATGCCGCAGGGCGCACGCGCCATCGCGGGGGCGTGCGCCGCCAATCCGGTGGCGGTGGCGATTCCCTGTCACCGCGTCGTGCGCAATGACGGCTCGATCTCCGGCTACCGCTGGGGCGTCGACCGCAAGCACGCGCTGCTCCAGCGCGAGGCCAGCCAGGCGGACGAGGTCGAGGCATGA
- the rho gene encoding transcription termination factor Rho, whose product MHLSELKAMHVSALLEMAISLDIDNAARLRKQELMFAILKKRAKQGEQIFGDGALEVLPDGFGFLRSPDASYMASTDDIYISPSQIRRFNLHTGDSIEGEVRTPKDGERYFALVKVDKVNGESPEASKHRILFENLTPLHPNEPLRLERDMNGAENITGRIVDLISPIGKGQRGLLVASPKSGKSVMLQHIAHAITANHPDCTLIVLLIDERPEEVTEMQRSVRGEVVASTFDEPATRHVQVAEMVLEKAKRLVEMKKDVVILLDSITRLARAYNTVIPASGKVLTGGVDANALQRPKRFFGAARNVEEGGSLTIVATALIETGSRMDDVIYEEFKGTGNMEVHLERRLAEKRVYPAINLNKSGTRREELLIKPDQLQKIWILRKLLYSMDEIEAMEFILDKMRATKNNVEFFDLMRRGG is encoded by the coding sequence ATGCACTTATCTGAACTGAAGGCAATGCACGTCTCCGCCCTTCTGGAGATGGCGATCAGCCTGGATATCGACAACGCAGCCCGCCTGCGCAAACAAGAACTGATGTTCGCGATTCTCAAGAAGCGCGCGAAACAAGGCGAACAGATTTTCGGCGACGGTGCGCTCGAAGTGTTGCCGGACGGGTTCGGTTTCCTGCGTTCGCCGGATGCGAGCTACATGGCTTCCACCGACGACATCTACATCTCGCCGTCGCAGATCCGCCGCTTCAACCTGCATACGGGTGACTCGATCGAAGGCGAGGTGCGCACGCCCAAGGATGGCGAACGCTACTTCGCGCTGGTGAAGGTGGACAAGGTCAATGGCGAATCGCCGGAAGCCTCGAAGCACCGCATCCTGTTCGAAAACCTGACCCCGCTGCATCCGAACGAGCCGCTGCGCCTTGAGCGCGACATGAACGGCGCGGAAAACATCACCGGCCGCATCGTCGACCTGATCTCGCCGATCGGCAAGGGCCAGCGCGGCCTGCTGGTCGCTTCGCCGAAGTCGGGCAAGTCGGTCATGCTGCAGCACATCGCCCACGCGATCACCGCCAACCACCCGGACTGCACGCTGATCGTGCTGCTGATCGACGAACGTCCCGAGGAAGTGACGGAGATGCAGCGCTCGGTGCGCGGCGAAGTCGTGGCGTCGACGTTCGACGAACCGGCCACCCGCCACGTGCAGGTCGCGGAAATGGTGCTGGAAAAGGCCAAGCGCCTCGTCGAGATGAAGAAGGACGTCGTGATCCTGCTGGACTCGATCACCCGTCTGGCACGCGCCTACAACACCGTGATCCCGGCCTCGGGCAAGGTGCTGACCGGCGGTGTCGACGCCAACGCGCTGCAGCGTCCGAAGCGCTTCTTCGGCGCCGCCCGTAACGTCGAGGAAGGCGGCTCGCTGACCATCGTCGCGACCGCCCTGATCGAGACCGGCTCGCGCATGGACGACGTGATCTACGAGGAATTCAAGGGCACCGGCAACATGGAAGTGCACCTCGAGCGCCGCCTGGCCGAGAAGCGCGTCTACCCGGCGATCAACCTGAACAAGTCGGGCACCCGCCGCGAGGAACTGCTGATCAAGCCGGACCAGCTGCAGAAGATCTGGATCCTGCGTAAGCTGCTGTACTCGATGGACGAGATCGAGGCGATGGAGTTCATCCTCGACAAGATGCGCGCGACCAAGAACAACGTCGAATTCTTCGACCTGATGCGTCGCGGCGGCTGA
- the hutC gene encoding histidine utilization repressor, with the protein MDEQIAQDSTPIFQRIKDYLLGEIASGRWKEGDLVPSEQALVRQFGVSRMTVNRAVRELTAEQVLTRRQGSGTYVAPQKYQATLVEIRNIADEVRARGHVHASHPRLLEQSPAGEALARQFELAPGTPLFHSLIVHDENGRPIQVEDRWVNPACAPSYLDQDFSRITPNEHLMTAAPLQGATYSIEALPAPREVADMLDVAPGTSCLVLKRRTTSNGRVASVVTMWHPGHLYKFTGSVG; encoded by the coding sequence TTGGACGAACAAATCGCGCAAGACAGTACACCCATTTTCCAGCGCATCAAGGACTACCTGCTCGGCGAAATCGCATCGGGCCGCTGGAAAGAAGGCGACCTGGTGCCCTCCGAGCAGGCGCTCGTGCGCCAGTTCGGCGTCTCGCGCATGACCGTCAACCGGGCCGTGCGCGAACTGACGGCGGAACAGGTGCTCACGCGCCGCCAGGGTTCGGGCACCTATGTCGCGCCGCAGAAGTACCAGGCCACGCTGGTCGAGATCCGCAACATCGCCGACGAGGTGCGCGCACGCGGCCACGTGCATGCGAGCCATCCGCGCCTGCTGGAACAAAGCCCGGCGGGCGAGGCGCTGGCGCGCCAGTTCGAGCTGGCGCCCGGCACGCCGCTGTTTCACTCGCTGATCGTGCACGACGAGAACGGCCGGCCGATCCAAGTCGAGGACCGCTGGGTCAATCCGGCCTGCGCGCCTTCCTACCTCGATCAGGATTTTTCGCGCATCACGCCCAACGAACACCTGATGACGGCCGCGCCGCTGCAAGGCGCCACCTACAGCATCGAGGCGCTGCCGGCGCCGCGCGAGGTGGCGGACATGCTGGACGTCGCTCCCGGCACGTCGTGCCTCGTGCTCAAGCGCCGCACCACGTCGAACGGCCGGGTGGCCTCGGTCGTGACGATGTGGCACCCGGGACATTTGTACAAGTTCACAGGCAGCGTCGGCTGA
- a CDS encoding type B 50S ribosomal protein L31 codes for MKTDIHPDYREVVFHDLSCDFKFITRSTIATRETINFEGKDYPLVKIEVSAESHPFFTGKHKIVDTAGRVEKFRQKFGSVGSKTSVANG; via the coding sequence ATGAAGACCGATATCCATCCGGATTACCGCGAAGTCGTGTTCCACGACCTGTCCTGCGATTTCAAATTCATCACCCGTTCGACCATCGCTACCCGCGAAACCATCAATTTCGAAGGTAAAGATTACCCGCTGGTCAAGATCGAGGTGTCCGCTGAATCGCACCCGTTCTTTACCGGCAAGCACAAGATCGTCGACACCGCTGGCCGCGTTGAAAAATTCCGCCAGAAGTTCGGCTCGGTCGGTTCGAAGACCAGCGTCGCCAACGGCTAA
- the trxA gene encoding thioredoxin TrxA, with amino-acid sequence MSENIKHISDASFETDVLKSERPVLVDFWAEWCGPCKMIAPILEEVAKEYDGKLLIAKMDVDANQAVPAKFGIRGIPTLILFKNGVAAAQKVGAMAKGQLTAFIDSNI; translated from the coding sequence ATGAGCGAAAACATCAAACATATCAGCGATGCATCTTTCGAAACCGACGTGCTGAAGTCCGAGCGCCCGGTCCTCGTCGACTTCTGGGCCGAGTGGTGCGGCCCCTGCAAGATGATCGCGCCGATCCTGGAAGAAGTCGCGAAAGAATACGATGGCAAGCTGCTGATCGCGAAGATGGACGTCGATGCGAACCAGGCCGTGCCGGCCAAGTTCGGCATCCGCGGCATTCCGACGCTGATCCTGTTTAAAAACGGTGTCGCAGCCGCCCAAAAGGTCGGTGCCATGGCCAAAGGCCAGTTGACCGCCTTCATCGACAGCAACATCTGA
- a CDS encoding 2OG-Fe(II) oxygenase, giving the protein MTDVDRMAGIDWDRVGDDLDAFGCAVLPSLLDSGQCAQYAAGYADEALFRSRVVMERHGFGRGEYRYYAYPLPPGLADLRTALYPPLARIANRWQAALGLPDRYPDAHADYLARCHAAGQLRPTPLLLQYGSGDYNCLHQDLYGDFVFPLQVAVLLARPGVDFSGGEFVLTEQRPRMQSRAEVVPLGQGDAVVFPVHTRPVNGTRGVYRVNMRHGVSRVRSGRRHTLGIIFHDAS; this is encoded by the coding sequence ATGACGGACGTCGACCGCATGGCGGGCATCGACTGGGACCGCGTCGGCGACGACCTCGATGCGTTCGGCTGCGCCGTGCTGCCGTCGCTGCTGGACTCGGGCCAGTGCGCGCAATACGCGGCCGGTTACGCGGACGAGGCGCTGTTCCGCAGTCGCGTCGTGATGGAGCGCCACGGTTTCGGGCGGGGCGAGTACCGCTATTACGCCTACCCGCTGCCGCCCGGTCTTGCGGACCTGCGCACGGCCCTGTATCCGCCGCTGGCGCGCATCGCCAACCGCTGGCAGGCCGCGCTCGGCCTTCCCGACCGCTATCCGGACGCGCATGCGGACTACCTCGCGCGCTGCCATGCGGCCGGCCAGCTGCGGCCGACGCCCCTGCTGCTGCAATACGGTTCGGGCGACTACAACTGCCTGCACCAGGACCTGTACGGCGACTTCGTGTTCCCGCTGCAGGTGGCCGTGCTGCTGGCGCGTCCCGGGGTGGATTTCAGCGGCGGCGAATTCGTCCTGACGGAACAGCGACCGCGCATGCAATCGCGCGCCGAGGTGGTGCCGCTGGGGCAGGGCGACGCCGTCGTCTTCCCCGTGCACACGCGCCCCGTCAACGGCACGCGCGGCGTCTACCGGGTCAACATGCGGCACGGCGTCAGCCGGGTGCGCAGCGGCCGGCGGCATACGCTCGGCATCATCTTCCACGACGCCAGCTAA